One part of the Chryseobacterium sp. 7 genome encodes these proteins:
- a CDS encoding DUF1599 domain-containing protein translates to MLKTSVQFEKIISQCRDLFGKKLQDYGAAWRVLRPSSITDQIYIKVNRIRTLQMTDKKMVDESEEDEFIAIVNYSIIGLIQLEKGLSNDFNENKEEILGLYDQYANEAKALMERKNHDYGEAWRDMRISSITDLIYQKVLRTKQIEDNQGQTIVSEGLDANYFDMLNYAVFCLIKFSEKENQFEPKNI, encoded by the coding sequence ATGTTAAAAACATCAGTACAGTTCGAGAAAATTATCAGTCAGTGCCGTGATCTTTTCGGTAAAAAACTGCAGGATTATGGTGCAGCATGGAGGGTTTTAAGACCGAGCTCCATTACGGATCAGATTTATATTAAAGTGAACAGAATCCGTACGCTGCAGATGACTGATAAAAAAATGGTGGATGAGAGTGAAGAAGATGAATTTATTGCCATTGTGAACTACTCTATCATTGGGCTTATTCAGCTGGAGAAAGGCCTTTCCAATGATTTCAATGAAAATAAGGAAGAAATTTTAGGTCTGTATGACCAATATGCCAATGAAGCAAAGGCTTTGATGGAAAGAAAAAATCATGATTATGGTGAAGCATGGAGAGATATGAGAATTTCTTCCATTACGGATCTTATTTATCAAAAAGTATTGAGAACTAAACAGATTGAGGATAACCAGGGACAAACTATTGTTTCGGAAGGGCTTGATGCCAACTATTTCGATATGCTGAATTATGCTGTCTTCTGTTTAATCAAGTTCTCGGAAAAAGAAAATCAATTCGAACCCAAAAATATTTAA